ACCACATCTCGGTCAACTCATATCGTACATGCGGTCTTCTAACCTCAGATTCGGATTTTTGTCAACATATCGTAGCACTGTATTTGTCCGCAGAATTGCCACGTTCAGATTTGAAATGTCGATGCCCATCAGCGAGAAGTCTACGAACCCATCTATCCGGCAATGTTTTGTGGCTATGGCTTTATTTGCTTCTCAAGATCCAACGTTCATCGAGCCTCCAGACTTCATCGCTGAGCAATTGTCTATTTCAGCAGATGTGTTCTGTCAAGCATCGACCCACCCATCTCCCTTCCGAAATCAGATTGCAGCAAAACAAAACACCCCAGACGAAAACATAGGATCCCAAAGTATTCTTTTTGAGGCTGATAACAGCCTTGCGACGACTTTGGTCAACTGCAAACGCCTGATTCATGGATCAAAGCACAAAGCTGTTTACGAAGTCACCTGGGACGGCCAGCCAGCAATAGCCAAATGCTGGTCTCCCTCATACTACCAAAGCTACGCACACGAAGCCATGACTTACGAAAATATTTACGCGAAGAGACCTCAAGGCTATAGCTTTTTTGCAATGATGCTAACCCACGGGACCATCTCTTGCTCTTCACTGTTTCCGAAGGGAAATATACTTATAATGACAAAAGTACCGGGCAAGACTCTTAACGAACTTTGGGATACTATTTCTGGGCTTGAGAAGGAACATATCCGCTCCGAAATCCTTAAAGCTGTTCTTATACTCAGAAGCTTCTCAGTTTTGTCCGTTGATACTGGCAAGCATAATATTCTCTACCACCCGGAAACACATTCAGTCACCATGATTGATTTTGAAATTATGCAAGCTTGCGAAGACACTCTGAGCCCCGACATGCCAGAGATGTACACTATCTTCGGCGAAATGCCTGTTCCCACCCAAGTTCACCATTACGGCGGTTAGCCTTTCCCTTTGCGTGGCAGGTTTTTGTCCCGTTCTACCAAAGGTCTTTCATGTGGAGTTGTTGTTTATTTTATCTCTTGTTCTTTATTGCTCAGGGAGGCCTCGGCGCACACCGTAGCCCCATTGTGGCTTTTAATGAATGTATTATGTTGTAAGGAATGAGATAACTGAGGCATAAATTAATCTTAGGGGTCGGCACGAATACATATTCGTAACATTTTGAAATattcgcattcgcattcgTAGTTCACAGATCTCTACGAATATTCGTACGAATATTGCCTCTTTGCCAAGACTAACTTCCACCCAATTAAAGAAACTGCATCACATGCAGTCTGTTTGCCCCACTCATGTCCAAATTTGACAAGTTTGTTCTGACTTCTGAGCCCACGTTTTTGATGATGGTACTGGATCTCAGAATGTCTGGTGCTGAATTGCAAGCATCAAGTGATGATGGGCCGTGCACGAATAGCCGACAAACTCAAGAATGCATTGGAGGTCGCTCAAAGTGAGTTAgctgcagcccaggaacGACAGGAACAATATGCCAACCGCTACCGGAACCTTGCACCACACTACAAGCCTGGCGATAAAGTTTGGCTCGCCCTGCATAATATCCGAACAAGCCGTccagcaagaagcttgatgtgCGCCAGGCCAAATATACCGTCCTAGCACAGATTAGCCCGTATGTATGCCTACCGACTGAACACACCGGAGGTGGCGGAGGGTATCCAccctgtcttccatgttgacctcctccggccagcagcaaacaaCCCCTTTCCCGGTCAGCGCAATGATGGCTACCAGCCCCCAGCTGTGTTTGTtgatggcgaggaagaataccAGGTGGAGCGTATACTGGACTACCGACAGATCCGCCGTGGACGGCGATTTCAGCGACAATACCTAGTGAAATGGACCGGTTATCTGCATCCTGAATGGACCGCTGCGCACAACATGGAGAATACTGCCGCACTGGATGAATGGGAGCAACGCCACGGAAGCCAGAGCTCTATgggggatggggatgattcttaggaggggggtgttgtcacaggctgcgcctgtggAATAAATAATATGATATTCGGAgggatgatcggaggggttaccaggctacctaccccgcacgatgtacatttgtatatagagCTGTCCGATAGGGCATCCGTTCTTCTGTttttcaacgaaatcttctgtatgatagctagtcattagcactacggacTTAGCCCATAACATAAGCCAACGAAATGCAAGAATTCCCATTGGATTTGATTGCAGGCTCTTTACATGTGATGCTTGCCTTGGAATTTCCGCCGCTCCTTTTTCCCCAGGTACGTGTGTTATATCCCCCAAAGTGGATATCTTATTTCCTCTGATCCATGAGTTCCATCACACAGTAGGGGAGATCCAAGATTAAATTTTACCACGATCAAAACCATATGCTTTTCcagaccctgtttggggtTTGCAATTCGAGGACTTGTAAATTGGCGACCAGTTCTTGAGCCATATATTTATTCGGCACATATAGGTGCATACAGGCCAGGAAAGGTCTGGCAGCGGGTCTGCTACCTTCTGCTCCCAGAGCATGTTCAGGGTGATATTATTGCCTATGAGGAGTCGACCGGCCGACTGCGCTGGTCGAGGGGTATTGACGGATCATCGTCAGAGGAGATAATGTGAAGGCACGGGGGAGCGTCAGGCGTCGAATGATTGTGGAGGTAGGGGACGATTTCGTATATGCCGAGATGTCTGATGTGTTGCCCGCCTCCATTGACCAATCAAAACTTGAGCCTGCCGCCTACCTTGAATGTCCGACTTACTACTGCACCGACAATGTATGGACGGAGACGACTATATGATGATAGGGTCAGAGACTACGGCTATGCAGCCAGCATCCTTGGACTACAGCCAGCACACACGCTGATTCGCCCACTACGGTGAACGATGATACAGTGACCAAACTCTTCGAACACCTCGATTTCAACTATATGGACAAGGAACTCCAGAAGAAGGCGATGTTCAACCTCAGCACATTGAAACAAGGGAATAAAACTATCAATGAACTGCTTGCAACATTTGACCGTTATCTGATGGAAGCCGGCCAACAGAACCAGCCCGACAACATGAAGATCTTTCGGTTGGAAAACACCCTCAATGatgatatattcaattggCCTGTTAACGCACCTACCTGCAATACATTTAGCGAATACTGTGTTCAACTCCAGGGAATCTATGATAGGCATCAGAAATACCAACAGCGCTCTGCAGAACACCGACGTCCCCCTAATCGACGGGCAACCACACCCatgtttcctcctccagcagcCTCCCCCACGGCTACTCCTACCCAAGGCGAACCCATGGACTGGGAGCCCACCATTTCTCGTGCCTGAAACCCACAACGCAAATGAGCTCGATGGGTCAGTAGTAAAGAGATTGAGCGCTGGAAGCAGGAGGGATGCTGTTTCCAATGCAGCTCTGCAGGCCATCAGATTAGCCAGTGTCCCTTTCTCCCTGCACAATATCCTGCAGCTAGGGTTGCTGAATTCACTGCAGAGGATGTTACAGATGCTGTCCTGGAAGACACTCAAGCCACACCTGTGACGGTTTGATTCCTCAGTCACTGATATATACAAATAACGCCATCCCAACAGACGACAACGCCATCTGACCTAACAGACGAAAGCACTTAGAGCGCAGTCACACATATAAACCCCTTTTCCTGTAGGTAGAttgctttccttcttttcttccccaaattcgatgttctcgtcgatggctacaatagtctagataggaattcagttcgttattatctactattccgagcttgTGACAACACCAGTCCCTGATGTACCGCCAGGAAAAGCAATGCCTCAGTTCGGCCATGGTTAAAGGATTGGATCACGACTTCATCCCGGTAAATATGtctttctgtttctggcTTGAAAGTGTTGAGGATATAATGCAGAATGTCGGTGTTCATGGTTTCGATGGATGCCCGAAATACTTCAAGATATCGAGGTATGTGATTGAGGAGGTGGAGAGGAGTTGTTTCACTAGGACAACCTGGCCTTGCTTGATGAGTGTGTTAATCGTTCCGATATCTGAAATTTTGAAATTTGGACCAAGCTTTAAGATATTTAGTGGATAATAGTGATTTTAGTCtgaaaggagaagagagatatTGATTGTTTCAAATCAACGTAACACGATACTGAGTGAGACTTGTGTAGCGCAATGCAGGTCGGCTGTAGATCATGCCTGAATCACAGATAACTTTTCAGTTGGCCTGTTGGTACGAAGCACTTGTGTTCAATACAATGATATAGACTTAGGGCGGCTTTGAGAATAAGATTCGTAGTGACAAACACGCCAACGATGTGAAAGCAAGCGTTTACGACGAGCTGCATGGGTTGCTGATTTTTCCATTGAATCTGGAGCCAGACTTTACTCTGAATCGTCCCTGAAATCGCATTCTGAGAATGGGAATTGTGCGTTACAGAGCAAAAAGAATGGTCTGTGAAGGTTGCCTGGCATACTGGACCTGTTTAATGCGCTAGAGGGGGAGCACGGAATCTTCCATCTCACTCTTATCATTATCTGTGGTCCGTTACGATAGGATTAGTATGAGAGTAATTTGAAGAGACGGAGGATGATATGTTTGagtcccccccccccaaataCAAGAATATCTCCTCCCTCCACTCAGCCACCCAGTGCGGCAGTGCCTCACTTTTTCCGTGACATTCTCCAGGAAGTCACGCAGCAACTCGTCCCAGTAATCGACAAGATCAATTTGCAACTTCCCGGTCCATAGCTTCATACTCCTGTCAATATGCAGACGGCAGCATAAACACAAAACTGCGTGCCGGCCCTTACCAGCATCTTGATTCGGTTCAGGTCATTCAGCAAATATACGAATGAGCTGTGTTCTCTTTGTCCCCGCCGCATCAAGGGCGGGTTGGCAAGTCCTGGTGCTATCTCTCGGCCATAGGAATCCATATCGACATAGGTTTTTCTGCAGTGTTCGTCAGGTCAGTCACCCAATTCCAGGCTTTTGTAGTTGTGGCAGTCGAGAAGAGAATTTCTGAGAAAAACGAGAAAAGATCCATGTTATCTAATCCTCTGCTAAATGAAGAGATCTGGTCATACAGAGAGGGTTGCACTGACATAAGCAGCTGGACAAACCAGAACAACCACTCAGAGTGAATTTGACAAACATTGCTTATATGGGCGACGTAGTACTACCCAGCTGATGTATCTCTATAGTAGTATTCTCCACTCACTAAGTGTCTAAACTTGTTCATGGATACATGAGCCAGAGATATCGTACTTGGGCGATAATGGTCCTGGGCCGGTCCAGTTCGTAACTTGCTAACGGTACTCAGGTTACACATTTTAATGCATATTCCTTGAGTTTCCCGCGAGCACACACCAGCAAGCATTACTGTTGCGGGATTGGTCAAACACACGTACGGAAGAGAATTGTATTCCGGCAGATCTCCTGTCTTTATTATACGTTTATCTGCTTGGTTTTTAAAGGTGTTGCTCATTAGTGTTGTGATAAACAACCCTGCCCGTTCACGCTGTTCAAAATGGGACTCCAGCCGTTTTCTCTCGAGCTCATCGACTGGATCGTGGAGGATCTAGTTAGGGCCATTGGTATCTACAAAGCAGTTCAACTCAGATTGGTCAGCAGTACGTCAAAAAGACTCATGGTCCCCTTTCAGTACAGGAAGATGGGCTAATCGCTTGGCAGAGAGCTTTAATAAAGCCGTTTTATATGCTATATGCACTCGCCAAGCGTTGATATCTTTTACCGAGCCACTCCTCATGTATACACGACGATGAACCCATCGCTCAAAGGAAAGATCTTGCTCGTCAAGTCTCGCACGAAAGAAGTAAATACAAACATAGTCCTTTCCGTCATTTCTGGTGTGAATAGAACATTGGATGGCTTGACACAGGCAACGGGAGAGCGGCAACTCGAGCAGCATGAAAAGATCAGTGAAGCGGTTGCTCATCTGGTAGCAAGGAAGTCGAGCACTCAACCACAGAGGTCCACATTTTGAAGAGCATTTGGTGCAGAACGTTTTGAGTGGTGCTATTATTATAGGAAACCTTCAGCTAGTCGAGTACTTGCTGAATGTGGAGACCACGAGAGCAGATATCAACGGAGAAACCCCCTTTTTCGGCAAGCCGTTGCATATTGCTGCTGCATGGGGTCATGCGGATATTGTTGAATATCTCCTTGACAAAGGCGCTGATATTCGTGCCATCTGCAGTTACCCTACCCATGTGAGTTGGGACGAGGAACTAGAATATCTCAACGAGGAGCGCCGACATGCGTACCGCTGTCCAGACGATACGCTTTACGGGCTGCGGCGCTTGGGGGCCACAATGAAGTTATCCGCGCACTGTTATCACCTAAGTATCAGCCGTCTTTCCAAAGACAGAGAAACACATATCATTGAGCTATGGTAGCCGCAACCCGTGGAGGCCATATGGATACGATCAATCTTTTGCGAAGTGCGAAGAAGTCCGCCTCCAATCTGAAGCAAGTGCAGCAGGAGATGCTCTACGAGGCTGCTGATCATAATCGAGAAGCGCTAGTGCGAATGCTGCTGAAGAATGGCTCTGACGTGAATTTCTCGGTGTCGTCACAGGCGCTTTCGCTACCCCCTTGCTATCGCGGCTGGTAAGGGACACGCTAGAATAGTTCGTGTTCTTTTACAGCACGGGGCGAATATGTATATTTGATTCCTGTTTGGAAATCCTGATATGAACCATGGAACACTTATTCAGATTGCCGCCATGCATGGTCATGAAGAAGAGGTCCAGATACTGCTTGAGCATGGCGCAGCCGCGCAAGTTGTGTGGATGCTTTTAcgtttgctgctgctggagaaCAAGTTCATTTGCTTTGATCCCTTCTCCAAACAGGTCTGGATATCCATGAGCAAAAATATGCGACGCAAAGCCTGGGTGCGTACGCGTTGCGGGAAGCCATTGGATACAGAAATCCGACAATGATTTTTATGATGGTCAATCTCGGTGTTCCTATTGGGAAAGAGACGCAGAGCATACGTTTCTATGAGCAACCTATGTACGTGGCAAGAGGTTCGCCATGGAGACGCGACTTTATACTTTCCTTGGGTGCTGAAGATCTTATACCACATCATATTTTCCGTAATGAACTGAAAGAACCAAGCATAAGTAGGGACATTTTGATTACCAAGAGaacatgggaatgggttggGAAGTACTGATAGCTGGTTGTCAATAGACAAGATTACTCCTGCACAGGGGGCCGCCTGATTACTTGACAGTCGACGTTTATTGTTTCCATACATGGGGCACGCTTCATACCTGTTTCTCTGACTTTCATTCTAATGGCCAGCAGTCCAAGTTCAATGCGTAATGTTACTGTCTTGGTTTCTAATTCAACTTGTTATAATGGCTTTGCAGTGTGCACCCGCTGAGATTGAATAACTATCACTTGGATGACAACTTTGGTTCCTTTCAATGCCAATGAATAACAAAGCTCCCGTTGTTTTAGGTTGTAGTGAATGATGGAAGCCCATAGAAAGCATTCTATACAAACGAAGGTCAAACAGACATCACCTGTTGGGCTGTCAAAGAAGATAAATACCCCCTTCTCTCCCGCcgttcctcttctcctcttcttacTCTCATAATCCTCTTTCCTACGCTTCCAACACAGCTTTATCAAAAACTTCTCAATCAATACCTTCCATTTCCAACGACCACCAACCATCTCGATCCAAGATGTCTAACCAGATGACCAAAAGCGATGCTTCTCGCATCCAGTCCTCTCAGGTAAGTCTTCATCTACccctttttctcttcggTCAATTCCAGGGGTATGTTCTAACGCTCTCATCTTCATAAACAGTCCCGGTCCGGACACAACACTGGCGCTGGTTCCTTTGCTGCGAGATCCCAGTCCGCTGGCGATCGCAACTCGAATACTTCAACCAATTCCCAGTCCAACAAAGGTCAGCAGTCGAAAACCGGCAAGTAAACTTCGACACGCGATACGACTTACGACTTGATGGGACACGGTCTTCAACATCTGGAATATGGATATGGTGAATTTTGGATACGGCATGCTTTGGGTTTCTCGCCATTACACATGATCCTCTGCTTGTCAGCTACCGGTAGTGCCCTTCGGTCTCTACCTTTGGTTGTTTCGGTGAGCTAGCTTTGATGATGGAATAAACAGCTACCTGATACATCTTTTCTTGCCCTTAGTCCTGTAATAACTGAGCCGTACTCTTGGCGTGGGGTATCTTAGCCTCGTAGCCGCATGTAGATGTGACATGTATTGAGTTGCCTCTCCTCGAACTCCGAAATTATTTGACAATCTGACTGTAATTGTCTCTTGAGAAGTACCCGTACTAACTACAAACCATACAATATTTGCACCAGCCACGATCAGCCACGATCAACCACGGCCCTGGGTCGATGCGATCTTGGCAAACCAGATCCAGCCACATCACCTGACCACACCAGTGGGTCAGCCAAAGCGACACATCCAAAGAGATCTTCCTAACTATCCCACGCTAGAAGCCAATTCAAGGACCCAGTTATGGAGCGGGCCTGATTGTCGCAGGTATTTAAAGGAGCTGCGGATCCTGTTTGCCAGCTGGAGTTTTGACTATTTATTCCCACTTGATACCTACCTTCTGCGACAGAGTATTCAACATGAGTCGGTTAATTGATAAAGAGCCGAACACGCGGGTGAAGCCCATGCGGGTGTTGTGTATGGGGATGGCACGGACGGGGACGAATTGTACAACTCCCATCACTTAATTAACATATGAGAATGCTAACAGCCGCAGCAATGACCATCGCCCTCCGCAAACTCGGCCTAAACCCCTACCACGGCTCCGAATGCTTCAAAACCCCACCCCGTGACTTCAACCTCTGGATTGAAGCCCTGCAATGCAACTTCTTCAACCCCGGCGACAAAAAGCCCTACGCCCGCGAAGAATTCGACCGCCTCCTCGGCCCCTACGACGCCTGTCTTGATGTCCCTGCATGTATGTTCTGGGCGGACCTGCATCGCGCATACCCCGATGCGAAAATCATCCTGACAACGCGCGACGTGGAGTCGTGGGTGAAATCGGCCAATAAGACTGTTTTCAAGTTCGTGCAGATGCCGTTTTTCAGGTTCTGGCAGTATGTCGATTCGACATGTATCGGGCCGCTGTATCGGACGTCAGACCTTGTGTGGAGCATTTTCTGCAATGGGGATTTTCGCGAGGAGGTCACGAAGCAGAAGTATTTGGAGCATTATGAGAAGATTCGGAACGCGGTTCCGAAGGAgcagttgttggagtttgaGATTGGGAAGGATGGGTGGGAGGAGCTGTGTGCGTTTCTGGGGACCGAGGTGCCGGATGAGCCGTGGCCGAATGCGTATTCGACGGCGGAGTTTCAGGAGCATATTGATATTGCGCATAGGGAGGCTTTGTGGACGATCGCAAGGTGGTTGGGGATGGGGGTTGTGGGTGCGATGGGGACGTTGGGTTGGTTGTATTATCGGGGTTAGCCGTGATTGTGTATATATTACGACTGTATAGTATATAAGCATGTATTCTGTGTCTGAAAACGTTCAGGATAGCTATCCTTCAGAGATGTATCTTTCTGGTCTGCTCCGTGTGTAGTCGCGTAGCTCCCGGAGTTACCGAGTGGTTCAATGGTAACCACTCCACCCGGATGTATCTTGAAACTCCCCACCATTTTGCTCAATAGAATGACTGATTGATAACAACATTTATTGGCATAATAAATTCAGTATCTGAAAACCGGTGACCCTAACCATGAAGAACCCTCTCTATCGTAGGCATGGGCAACTCGCTTTAACTTGGACTGATACAGCATAATCAACTCCATTCCCTCCATCTGTAACACCATGTTGCTCTTCACTGCCTCTTGACAGAATCCAACGGCGACGTTCTTTAAATTTGGAAACTGCCGTGCACGAACTTCCGCAACCCTCTGCAAATGAGGCACAATCCTCTCATCTGCATACCGAATCGCTAATCGCTCCAATGACCCAGGGAGCACATCTATTAGGTCTGGTGTCACCATATCAGAAGCCGCGCGGTACTGTTCATTTGCTTCTGAATGCGGTTGAGGTAAACCCAGTAGACTGTGCATGCCACTCCGAAGGGTCTTCAAATTGGTAAAATGCCGCAGTTCCGTGCCCATATACCACTCGCGAGCCGAAAGATCATACCATAGTTGCTTGATGCAGTCATCATTGTACAACATCGTCAACTCCTCAAGTGCATCCCGATGGCACCCAAGAAGCAGCCGGACAGCTTCTAATGGCCTGAAACGCCCCTCGGAGACATCGAAATTTCCATAGGTGTAGTTGAATGTGCGGGGAGTTCTGCAACTCTGGACAAATACCCCCACTGCCTCTAGGCCAATTTCATCTTCGAGGATATGGAGATGCTCAATTGGTGATGAACGTGGGTGCATCTTGGATGGGCTCATGTCCGCGTCATTTATATGCACGATCTGGGCCTCCTTTACCATGTTGAAGAGGCTGCCAAAGTCTCCGCAAGCCCAACACCGGTATCAGTATCTTCAGTTTCTATGGGAAAACGGCGGAATTTGTCGAACGCAAAGAACCCACTGTCTGAACCTGCATGATCAAACAAGTCACGGGTGAAGTTCCAGTCATCAAGCTTTGACATGAACACAGTCTTCAGGTTCGGCAGGTTGCATAGCAAAAGCGCAAGCATGGCAACAAGCCATCCCCTCCTTGATTCCATTCTTCAGGCTGTCTTTCAGCTGCACAGGAAGTGGGGAGTCTGCAACAGCTTTCTGGAAGAGTTGAACATCCTCTTGTGAAATCTCATGGGGATCATATTGGGAGACATCTAGCATGTTGACCTCTTCAATATGTTCAGCGAGTTTTGGATTCGTGAGAACGGCGCGCAGGAATGAGTTGTAGGCCATTGGTCATGGTTGCGGTAGCTCTCCCAGAGGTGCGGGTGGCTAGTTGATGGAATAGTTTACATGTTCGAGAGACAGGAGAGCTCCAATGGGTCCAGAAGAGACAGGATAGAGTAGAGGAGCTCTATTGGGATGTCGCAAATCGTGGCATCTGCGTTCGTTGTCGATGCTCTACACCAATAAACAAAGATCATTATGGCTATTGCCTGTATCGTGCATAACTATGCATAACTGTATATATTAATAATATACACAAGCATAAATAAATGCAATGACGTCATTGAAAATACAGCAGGCGGAAAAAAAGAGCAAGTTCGACAAGGAACCATTAACCTACTTTCGGGTAAAAACTTGGCAATGTTTAAATGCAAAATTATGATTTGCATACAGCAGATCTGTTTCTATAAATGCACTAAGCATGATGTTCTGACTGCGCGTCCTTGACTGCGCTCAGAATGACGTCACTTGTGAATCGATGATGTCGAGGCTCCTCAACTTCATTTTAACCAAGTATATATAGAGCAGATAAAAGGTAGACCTAAACAACCAAGTTCAAGTTCAGAATAATACAAAACACAAAGAAACAACGTGTGAAACTACAAACAAAATGGCCAGCACACAACCACCCTACTACACTTCCTCCTTCGGAAACCCTAACCAAGACCTCAACTCTACAACCCCAACCGGAACCTACCTAGGCGAAACTGGCACTGGCACCGCAGCCAACACCACCGACCCGCGTACAGGCCCAGCACCCTCAACCGCAGGCCCGCACCGCACCGACATGGGTAACGCAGCAGACCCCCGTGTCGACAGCGACCTTAACAACCGCGCACAGTACGCACCGGGAACAACAACCTCGGGAACCGTCCACCCAGGTACAAACCAGGGGATGTCGAACCCGGAGAACACCAGGAACAGTGGACCGCACCGTTCGTCGATCTTGAATAAGCTCGATCCCCGCGTCGACAGCCAGACGGGGAATACCACGACCAAGTCCACGAATATGACTGGCTCCGGTGCTAGACGGTCGTCTACGTATGCAGATACCACGCCTGATGCTGCGGCGGGGAGTATCGCGGGTGGAGGCTCCTCGACCGGGGGTGCGGGTGGTGCCCCTGGGGTGAAAGATACGCGCTCGCATTATGACCCCCGTACGACGGGGTATAACCCTGCTACCGGGTCAGGGTATCAGACCGGTCATTCGGGAGGGAGCTACGACCCGAACTCACAGGATTACCGGGCCGAGTATGCGTCCAGCACGGCGAATAAGTCTGCTGGGACGGAGGACAGCAAGGCGGGACGCGCCGGGGATGAGTTTGGGAAGGGGATTCAAAATGCATATGCGGGTATTCATGTGAGTTATTCTCCGGttatatatatgtatacgGGGTACATTGCTAACGGATGCAGGGCGCCGGAGAGAGCCTGCGTGGTGCGTTGAACGCTGCAGTTGATCGGACTTTCGGCAGTCCGGAGGGGGTTGAGAAGAACCAGGGCATTGCCCGGAAGGGTGAGGAGGAGATCCGGTCTGGACTGTCGCGGTGATTTTCATGTGATTGTACTTTATTGATGAGTTACGACTACGGAGGATACCAGTATTATTTGTATTATTTGTATTTTTATTGAATTAATCCATTATGCACAACAAAAGCATGAACCAGGCATCACCATATTTTTAACTACATTTTGAGTAGTCTTAGCATTATCCGGGGTATGACTGGTGATGAACACCCGTTCGATGACTTCATCACCGTTGGCCAAAAGCTTCCTTGCGGACTCTACATAGaactactccggagtattcTTCGCTATTCTaccagtacagagtagtaaTACAATAACCCGTGATGTTAACACACTCTTGCTATGCCAATTTATGCTTAACTATGTTCAATTTTCCTCCTTCCGACTGCTCCGGAGGCTGTGCAGTGGACccaaactttttttttttccctttctttctttttcgccGCAGTCTCGGTCAGTCTGATATAATCTCCATATTATTATTAGAATAATTGAATAGAGACTGTTCTTATTCTTAATACTATCTTGTATAGAAAAGCGGTCTGTACAGGTAAGTCATTCAGCCTCAATTTTGGGTGTCAACATCATCGCCTTCCCAATGCTTCTCCTCTCCCAACTCCGGTCACTCTCGACGTATTCGTATTCTTATTCttatttctctccctcatGCTAATTGTCATTCTACAGTTAGGCATTTTCATTCTTATACAAATTTATTTTACTTCTACTGCCGTCCCTGTTTGAATTCCAACTACATGCGGTGACAACtgtatacttgtatataCTTGCTCGCATAGCAGCTCGCCACTCCTTTCCCTCCACCATGCCACTCCCTGCAGCAGACGACCAGAATCCCCTCCGCAATCACTACAAGCATCTCCCTGTCAATGGCGTCAAAACTCCCCGCCCCCGTCCCTCCTCGCCATCCCCCGCAGCCGC
This region of Aspergillus chevalieri M1 DNA, chromosome 4, nearly complete sequence genomic DNA includes:
- a CDS encoding uncharacterized protein (COG:S;~EggNog:ENOG410PTH7) encodes the protein MAYNSFLRAVLTNPKLAEHIEEVNMLDVSQYDPHEISQEDVQLFQKAVADSPLPVQLKDSLKNGIKEGMACCHACAFAMQPAEPEDCVHVKA
- a CDS encoding uncharacterized protein (COG:S;~EggNog:ENOG410PTH7) yields the protein MVKEAQIVHINDADMSPSKMHPRSSPIEHLHILEDEIGLEAVGVFVQSCRTPRTFNYTYGNFDVSEGRFRPLEAVRLLLGCHRDALEELTMLYNDDCIKQLWYDLSAREWYMGTELRHFTNLKTLRSGMHSLLGLPQPHSEANEQYRAASDMVTPDLIDVLPGSLERLAIRYADERIVPHLQRVAEVRARQFPNLKNVAVGFCQEAVKSNMVLQMEGMELIMLYQSKLKRVAHAYDREGSSWLGSPVFRY
- a CDS encoding uncharacterized protein (COG:S;~EggNog:ENOG410Q19I;~InterPro:IPR011009) → MSMPISEKSTNPSIRQCFVAMALFASQDPTFIEPPDFIAEQLSISADVFCQASTHPSPFRNQIAAKQNTPDENIGSQSILFEADNSLATTLVNCKRLIHGSKHKAVYEVTWDGQPAIAKCWSPSYYQSYAHEAMTYENIYAKRPQGYSFFAMMLTHGTISCSSLFPKGNILIMTKVPGKTLNELWDTISGLEKEHIRSEILKAVLILRSFSVLSVDTGKHNILYHPETHSVTMIDFEIMQACEDTLSPDMPEMYTIFGEMPVPTQVHHYGG
- a CDS encoding sulfotransferase family protein (COG:S;~EggNog:ENOG410PRMH;~InterPro:IPR040632,IPR027417;~PFAM:PF17784;~TransMembrane:1 (i244-264o)), with protein sequence MSRLIDKEPNTRVKPMRVLCMGMARTGTNSMTIALRKLGLNPYHGSECFKTPPRDFNLWIEALQCNFFNPGDKKPYAREEFDRLLGPYDACLDVPACMFWADLHRAYPDAKIILTTRDVESWVKSANKTVFKFVQMPFFRFWQYVDSTCIGPLYRTSDLVWSIFCNGDFREEVTKQKYLEHYEKIRNAVPKEQLLEFEIGKDGWEELCAFLGTEVPDEPWPNAYSTAEFQEHIDIAHREALWTIARWLGMGVVGAMGTLGWLYYRG
- the dprC gene encoding protein dprC (COG:S;~EggNog:ENOG410PZ53), with translation MASTQPPYYTSSFGNPNQDLNSTTPTGTYLGETGTGTAANTTDPRTGPAPSTAGPHRTDMGNAADPRVDSDLNNRAQYAPGTTTSGTVHPGTNQGMSNPENTRNSGPHRSSILNKLDPRVDSQTGNTTTKSTNMTGSGARRSSTYADTTPDAAAGSIAGGGSSTGGAGGAPGVKDTRSHYDPRTTGYNPATGSGYQTGHSGGSYDPNSQDYRAEYASSTANKSAGTEDSKAGRAGDEFGKGIQNAYAGIHGAGESLRGALNAAVDRTFGSPEGVEKNQGIARKGEEEIRSGLSR